One Ciconia boyciana chromosome 20, ASM3463844v1, whole genome shotgun sequence DNA window includes the following coding sequences:
- the HSPB2 gene encoding heat shock protein beta-2 has product MAARTVPHAYPMSSEYEFANPSKIYDQNFGEGVSPCEILAPALYHGYYIRPRINKQLDRGTSEISLNEHKFQVFLDVCHFLPDELTVRTVDNLLEVMGQHPQKVDRHGFISREFTRTYILPLDVDPLLVRATLSHDGILSIVAPRTGKEVKARVNEVKITQQEQPVGKEEQSEEGKGKEES; this is encoded by the exons ATGGCTGCACGGACTGTCCCCCATGCCTACCCCATGAGTTCGGAGTACGAGTTTGCCAACCCTAGCAAGATCTACGACCAGAACTTTGGAGAAG GTGTGTCCCCATGTGAGATTTTAGCCCCTGCCCTGTACCATGGCTACTACATCAGGCCTCGGATCAATAAGCAGCTGGATCGAGGCACCTCTGAGATCAGCCTCAATGAGCACAAATTCCAGGTGTTCCTGGATGTCTGTCACTTCCTGCCAGATGAGCTCACCGTTCGCACCGTAGACAACCTGCTGGAGGTGATGGGGCAGCACCCACAGAAGGTTGACCGCCATGGCTTCATCTCCCGAGAGTTCACCAGGACCTACATCCTCCCTCTGGATGTCGACCCCTTGCTGGTGAGAGCCACGTTGTCCCACGATGGCATCTTAAGCATTGTGGCTCCCCGGACGGGGAAGGAGGTGAAGGCCAGAGTCAACGAGGTGAAGATAACACAACAGGAGCAGCCCGTGGGGAAAGAAGAACAgtctgaggaaggaaaagggaaggaagagtcCTAA
- the C20H11orf52 gene encoding uncharacterized protein C11orf52 homolog isoform X1, whose product MARTGLAKRHCSDGEKSDTARHSLGIARGRAGTRKYKLSLSRKHFCFMKEGATWAISAAAGNHGTNVRHESQQHQPGRKAPMYEDVPEFPVYATVSKPKSVKQDDSIHYADIQVFTKVRERSAAEVKNLQMQNATEYATLNFPRPRLKYDSKNGTLV is encoded by the exons ATGGCACGCACGGGCCTAGCAAAGCGTCACTGCAGCGATGGAGAGAAATCTGACACTGCCAGACACTCCCTTGGAATAGCCAGGGGCCGAGCAGGAACCAGGAAATACAAGCTCTCCCTgtccagaaaacatttctgcttcatGAAGGAAGGAGCAACATGGGCAATCTCTGCAGCTGCGGGCAACCATG gaacTAATGTGAGACATGAGAGCCAACAGCATCAGCCTGGCAGGAAG GCTCCAATGTACGAAGACGTCCCGGAGTTTCCTGTCTATGCCACCGTGAGTAAACCCAAGAGTGTGAAGCAGGATGACAGCATTCATTATGCAGACATACAAGTGTTCACCAAGGTCCGGGAGcgctctgcagcagaggtgaAGAACTTACAAATGCAGAATGCCACAGAGTATGCCACCCTCAACTTCCCCCGGCCCAGGCTGAAATATGACAGTAAGAATGGGACCCTGGTATAA
- the C20H11orf52 gene encoding uncharacterized protein C11orf52 homolog isoform X2, whose product MGNLCSCGQPWNCPSTFKRKKEKQGTNVRHESQQHQPGRKAPMYEDVPEFPVYATVSKPKSVKQDDSIHYADIQVFTKVRERSAAEVKNLQMQNATEYATLNFPRPRLKYDSKNGTLV is encoded by the exons ATGGGCAATCTCTGCAGCTGCGGGCAACCATG GAATTGTCCTTcgacttttaaaagaaagaaagaaaaacaag gaacTAATGTGAGACATGAGAGCCAACAGCATCAGCCTGGCAGGAAG GCTCCAATGTACGAAGACGTCCCGGAGTTTCCTGTCTATGCCACCGTGAGTAAACCCAAGAGTGTGAAGCAGGATGACAGCATTCATTATGCAGACATACAAGTGTTCACCAAGGTCCGGGAGcgctctgcagcagaggtgaAGAACTTACAAATGCAGAATGCCACAGAGTATGCCACCCTCAACTTCCCCCGGCCCAGGCTGAAATATGACAGTAAGAATGGGACCCTGGTATAA